The genomic DNA TATTTTAGTCTTTAAAGATAAAAATTTAGTTTATAATCTTAAAAGCGAAAAACACACTAAAGAAGCGCTTGTTGCAACCAATGATGTTGTGAAAAACGATATTATACCTAGCCAAGGTTTCTCAATCGGTAGCTTATGGCGAGGCGCTTTAGGTATGGTTTCACTTATATTTATAGCCTTTTTATTTAGTTCTAATAGAAAGAATATTAATTGGAAAACAGTAGGTTTAGGTTTAGCATTGCAATTAGTAATTGCTATAGGTGTATTAAAAATAGGATTTGTAAAAACAGTTTTCGAGTTTATAGGATTAGGCTTTATTAAAATCCTAGGTTTTACACAAGCTGGTAGTGAGTTTCTATTTGGAGGCATGTTAGATGTTACATCTTTCGGATTTATTTTTGCATTTCAAGTATTACCCACTATTATATTCTTTTCGGCATTAACCTCAGTATTATTTTATTTAGGTTTAATTCAAAAATTAGTAAAACTAATGGGATTATTGTTAACTAAAATATTAGGAATTTCTGGAGCCGAAAGTCTAAGTGTTGCAGGTAATATATTTCTAGGTCAAACGGAAGCACCTCTTTTAATTAAGGCTTATTTAGAAAAGATGAATAAATCTGAAATTCTTCTAGTTATGATTGGTGGTATGGCTACTGTAGCAGGAGCAGTATTAGCTGCATATATTGGTTTTTTAGGAGGTGAAGACGAAGCTTTAAAATTATTTTATGCTAAACATTTACTAGCTGCATCTGTAATGGCAGCGCCAGGAGCAATTGTGATTTCAAAAATATTATTTCCTCAAACCGAAGAAATTAATACCAATGTAGAAGTTTCTCAAGAAAAAATAGGCTCTAACATACTAGAAGCTATAGCAAACGGAACAACAGAAGGTTTAAGGTTAGCTGTAAATGTAGGAGCAATGTTATTAGTATTTGTAGCTTTTATAGCTATGATAAATGGTATACTTGGCGGTATTGCAAGTTTTGATGGTATTGTAATAGATGCATTAAATATTAAATGGCAGTTTACATCTTTAAATGAGGTTATTGCAGAAAATACACCATACGATGGTTTATCTCTAGAATTTGTTTTAGGTTATATTTTTGCGCCATTAATGTGGTTAATAGGTGTGGCAAAAGAAGATATGGCACTAATGGGCCAATTATTAGGCATCAAGCTAGCAGCAAGTGAGTTTATTGGCTATATACAATTAGCAGAACTTAAAAATGTAGCAAATGCAACGCATTTAAAATTCGAGAAATCTATAATCATGGCAACTTACATGTTATGTGGTTTTGCAAATTTTGCTTCTATAGGAATACAAATTGGAGGTATTGGATCTTTAGCACCAGGACAGCGTGCTCAACTATCAAGATTTGGAATGAAAGCTTTAATTGGAGGTACAATTGCATCATTAATATCTGCAACTATTGCTGGTATGATAATAGGGTAAACATTCCTGCCTTCGCAGGAATCTCTTAACATAAGAGAAATAAAACATAAATAATAAAAGGCTCTTAATATTTTATTAAGAGCCTTCTTTTTTTTGAATATATTTTTTAATCAAAAATGAAGTTATAAACTCACTTCTAAGTAAATTTGTTTTAGTTATTTTTGTTTAAATTACAACATTATTATTAATAATTAAGAGATTCCTGCGAAGGCAGGAATGTGTGCACTATGAAACAATACCACGAATTAGTAAAACATGTTTTAGAAAACGGAAACGAAAAAGGAGACAGAACGGGAACAGGTACAAAAAGTGTATTTGGTTATCAAATGAGATTCGATTTAAGTGAAGGTTTTCCTATGGTTACTACTAAAAAACTTCATCTAAAATCAATTATATATGAGTTGCTTTGGTTTTTAAAAGGCGATACCAATATTAATTATTTAACAGAGAATGGTGTTAAAATTTGGAATTCTTGGGCAGATGAAAAAGGAGATTTAGGTCCAGTTTATGGTCA from Lacinutrix sp. 5H-3-7-4 includes the following:
- a CDS encoding nucleoside transporter C-terminal domain-containing protein — encoded protein: MIKNILIAVAAIFFATTSVFAQDLEKTWQIQKIESQNNITVEANKLSYDKLVLNKGEFKLLTSQDNVSDNGDYIYQNNLLVFYYNDSLNTTVRYKISKLTDSILVFKDKNLVYNLKSEKHTKEALVATNDVVKNDIIPSQGFSIGSLWRGALGMVSLIFIAFLFSSNRKNINWKTVGLGLALQLVIAIGVLKIGFVKTVFEFIGLGFIKILGFTQAGSEFLFGGMLDVTSFGFIFAFQVLPTIIFFSALTSVLFYLGLIQKLVKLMGLLLTKILGISGAESLSVAGNIFLGQTEAPLLIKAYLEKMNKSEILLVMIGGMATVAGAVLAAYIGFLGGEDEALKLFYAKHLLAASVMAAPGAIVISKILFPQTEEINTNVEVSQEKIGSNILEAIANGTTEGLRLAVNVGAMLLVFVAFIAMINGILGGIASFDGIVIDALNIKWQFTSLNEVIAENTPYDGLSLEFVLGYIFAPLMWLIGVAKEDMALMGQLLGIKLAASEFIGYIQLAELKNVANATHLKFEKSIIMATYMLCGFANFASIGIQIGGIGSLAPGQRAQLSRFGMKALIGGTIASLISATIAGMIIG